One Lepidochelys kempii isolate rLepKem1 chromosome 12, rLepKem1.hap2, whole genome shotgun sequence genomic region harbors:
- the PRMT7 gene encoding protein arginine N-methyltransferase 7 isoform X6, with protein sequence MQVFTPMAIAAVKIVEKNGFSDKIKVINKHSTEVTVGPDGDMQCRANILITELFDTELIGEGALPSYEHAHKYLVQEGGEAVPHRARVYAQLVESKRMWSWNKLFPVHIQAEDDEKIIVFPSEIENCPGVPSVYDIQLNQVPQSDFTVLSDVVTMFSVDFSKQVNSSSTYYTAKLEPIKSGMAQVILSWWDVDMDPSGTIKCTMAPSWIQPISNDVQWRDHWMQCVYFLPNEEPVFQGENVYLTAYRDEYSVWYKLQKARFFILYFRNEEDKKDAYVGSPLCSCQAHLLWNRPRFGELNDQNRTNQYIQALMTVLEKDSICLCISDGSLLPLLAQYLGAEKVFTVENSAVSHCLMEKIFKANHVADKIKIIEKRPELLTASDLEDKKVSVLIGEPFFTTSLLPWHNLYFLYARTAVAAHLTNSVTVLPQSASLYMMVVEFKDLWRIRSPCGTCEGFDVHIMDDMIKNSLNFRESKEAEPHPLWEYPCKSLSDPQEVMTFDFRLTVPQHTLSTDGSVNLLRPGKSHGAVLWMEYHLTADISVSTGLVQISDEKGNCKWNPHCKQAVYFFSSALEPETLTDFPSAITYAINFNPKMGEIAMSFKPLS encoded by the exons ATCCTGATAACAGAACTATTTGATACAGAGCTGATAGGAGAAGGGGCTTTGCCATCCTATGAACACGCCCACAAATATCTTGTACAG gAAGGAGGTGAGGCAGTGCCTCACAGAGCAAGAGTATATGCCCAGTTAGTGGAATCCAAAAGAATGTGGTCCTGGAACAAGCTATTTCCTGTTCACATCCAAGCAGAAGATGATGAGAAAATTATTGTCTTCCCTTCAGAAATAGAGAACTGTCCTGGTGTTCCTTCTGTCTATGATATCCAACTAAACCAGGTGCCTCAGAGCGACTTCACTGTCCTCAGCGATGTTGTAACTATGTTCAG TGTGGATTTCAGTAAGCAAGTAAACAGCTCCTCAACCTATTACACAGCAAAATTGGAGCCCATAAAATCTGGCATGGCACAAGTGATCCTCTCCTGGTGGGATGTTGACATGGACCCCTCTGGGACAATAAAATGTACTATGGCACCATCCTGGATACAACCCATCTCTAATGATGTTCAG TGGAGAGATCATTGGATGCAGTGTGTATATTTTCTTCCAAATGAGGAACCAGTTTTTCAGGGTGAGAATGTGTACCTGACTGCATACCGTGATGAATATTCCGTGTGGTATAAGCTCCAGAAGGCCAG GTTTTTCATATTGTATTTTAGAAATGAAGAGGACAAAAAAGATGCCTATGTTGGGAGTCCTCTTTGTAGCTGTCAGGCTCATCTGCTTTGGAACAGGCCACGCTTTGGAGAGCTGAATGATCAGAACCGAACAAATCAGTACATCCAGGCTCTGATGACG GTGCTGGAAAAAGACAGTATTTGCCTCTGCATCAGTGACGGCAGCCTGCTTCCTCTGCTGGCTCAGTATCTTGGAGCAGAGAAG GTGTTTACAGTAGAGAACTCTGCAGTATCCCATTGTCTCATGGAGAAA ATATTTAAAGCCAACCATGTAGcagataaaattaaaataatagagAAACGTCCTGAATTACTGACCGCTTCTGATTTGGAAGATAAAAAG GTCTCAGTCCTCATAGGAGAACCGTTTTTCACTACAAGCCTGTTACCATGGCACAACCTATACTTCCTGTATGCTAGGACAGCTGTGGCAGCCCACCTCACAAACAGTGTCACTGTCCTGCCACAGTCTGCTTCCCTTTACATGATGGTCGTGGAGTTCAAG GACTTGTGGCGAATTCGAAGCCCATGTGGTACCTGTGAAGGGTTTGATGTTCACATTATGGATGACATGATTAAG AATTCTCTGAATTTTAGGGAGTCCAAGGAGGCAGAGCCTCACCCATTGTGGGAATACCCTTGCAAATCACTGTCTGACCCCCAAGAGGTTATGACATTTGACTTCAGACTGACTGTACCACAACATACTCTCAGCACAGATGGCTCTGTAAATCTGTTAAG GCCTGGGAAGAGCCATGGAGCAGTTCTGTGGATGGAATATCATCTGACTGCTGATATCTCAGTCAGCACAGGACTTGTGCAGATTTCAGATGAAAAg GGCAATTGCAAATGGAATCCTCACTGCAAGCAAGCTGTCTATTTCTTCAGTTCTGCACTTGAACCAGAAACTCTGACAGACTTCCCTAGTGCTATCACATACGCTATAAATTTTAACCCAAAGATGGGCGAGATTGCAATGAGTTTTAAACCATTATCATAA